A window of the Hordeum vulgare subsp. vulgare chromosome 5H, MorexV3_pseudomolecules_assembly, whole genome shotgun sequence genome harbors these coding sequences:
- the LOC123398018 gene encoding uncharacterized protein LOC123398018, with protein sequence MRGAFILAAAFILGAATLYFGVLEEAWVSGVDPSAFGRKVLGGTSAWHPSPEALKRGVPSPLETALQHGVEAALPGGSFSPTETGLQHGHGVPSSTPPEAVSPALLHLFNSPQAEVMPDEGTMLGLGEGKVASLGVKRRRKVFQANDGDASSPPPPPPPPPPNPWEERRTKKVLTIIGCILTILVYCNPIIVFWSTGNNMIMTAAFCTMIDFIGSVMGTGAWLLFAVVQLHGEDGKTVGVEAVLSNAVGLALLTMYITIKIAAPRNLNAMVCFGSLTAFATIIGLSVSLAVLGPIQKDSMAAHDMALAATGLQVFSQFIPYISVYGLFRPSANPPPMNIRNMRPLLIYSRASNFIISLFWAMYAVLTYQHTMFEVANVSSTILGFGSLCLHLVYALGPDAV encoded by the exons ATGAGGGGGGCTTTCATCCTCGCCGCCGCTTTCATCCTCGGGGCTGCGACTTTGTACTTCGGTGTTTTGGAGGAGGCTTGGGTTTCGGGTGTTGATCCTTCTGCCTTCGGCCGAAAG GTGTTGGGAGGTACATCGGCATGGCATCCCTCTCCGGAGGCGCTGAAGCGTGGCGTCCCCTCTCCCCTGGAGACAGCGCTGCAGCACGGCGTCGAAGCGGCGCTTCCGGGTGGCAGCTTCTCCCCgacggaaacggggctccaacacGGCCACGGCGTCCCTTCTTCCACACCACCGGAAGCAGTGTCGCCGGCTCTGCTGCATCTGTTCAACAGTCCCCAAGCAGAAGTGATGCCTGATGAAGGCACAATGCTCGGACTCGGAGAAGGAAAGGTTGCATCTCTGGGGGTGAAGCGCCGACGGAAG GTTTTCCAGGCCAACGACGGAGATGCATcatcaccacctccaccaccacctccaccaccacccaaCCCATGGGAGGAGAGAAGGACGAAGAAAGTCCTAACAATCATCG GATGCATTCTCACAATCCTTGTATACTGCAATCCCATCATTGTTTTCTGGAGCACCGGAAACAATATGATCATGACCGCTGCATTTTGCACGATGATCGACTTCATTGGATCTGTGATGGGGACAGGAGCTTGGCTATTATTTGCTGTTGTGCAATTGCATGGGGAGGATGGGAAAACAGTTGGAGTCGAGGCAGTTCTATCAAATGCTGTCGGGCTTGCTCTTCTAACAATGTACATTACAATCAAAATTGCCGCACCCAGGAACTTGAATGCAATG GTATGCTTCGGGTCATTGACGGCATTTGCCACCATAATTGGCCTTAGTGTGTCGCTTGCAGTCTTAGGACCTATCCAGAAGGATTCAATGGCAGCACACGACATGGCTCTTGCTGCTACTGGTCTGCAGGTCTTTTCTCAGTTCATACCCTACATCAGCGTG TACGGCCTTTTCCGTCCATCTGCCAATCCACCACCGATGAATATTCGGAACATGAGACCGCTGCTAATCTATTCAAGGGCATCAAACTTCATCATCTCTCTCTTCTGGGCTATGTATGCCGTTCTTACGTATCAGCACACAATGTTTGAG GTCGCTAATGTTTCCAGCACTATTTTGGGCTTCGGATCCTTGTGCCTTCACCTAGTCTATGCGCTCGGCCCGGATGCGGTGTAA